One genomic window of Cannabis sativa cultivar Pink pepper isolate KNU-18-1 chromosome 2, ASM2916894v1, whole genome shotgun sequence includes the following:
- the LOC115719421 gene encoding uncharacterized protein LOC115719421, producing MAYRRKQQQGFSRPLATSVDEHNGNYLHPPPSSVFGDDGYSSSSSSSSSLAAKAIRASSAYRDSSLSSAYAGGGVGRGINSSTTTTSTSSASRYPNPTVPTSSSSSFPKESKPYEYTSMKNLNESKHSFWGALARKAKSILDDDNEPQQLDSPRRTHAQVPTTATAMRGRYHGTEQTRESLPKTENPALQKGLNALTSSINYIGGTIGNALEEGITIVENRTAGIVQETRNHIRKKSGTSAVQNPAQNSQSQTQADLELQLKASRDVAMAMAAKAKLLLRELKTVKADFAFAKERCAQLEEENKILRENCERGDNPEDDDLIRLQLESLLAEKARLAHENSIYARENRFLREVVEYHQLTMQDVVYLDEGTEEVTEVYPIKVIPGNASPSREIRGVSYRTQ from the exons ATGGCGTACAGAAGGAAGCAACAGCAGGGATTTTCTAGGCCTTTAGCCACAAGCGTTGATGAACATAATGGAAATTATTTGCATCCACCGCCTTCTTCGGTTTTTGGTGATGATGGGTATTCGTCTTCCTCATCGTCCTCGTCTTCTCTTGCTGCAAAAGCAATAAGAGCTTCTTCAGCCTATCGAGACTCGTCTCTTTCCTCCGCTTATGCTGGCGGTGGCGTTGGCCGTGGGATAAATTcctcaacaacaacaacttcaaCTTCCTCTGCTTCACGATATCCCAATCCTACTGTACCAACCTCTTCTTCCTCGTCCTTCCCGAAG GAATCGAAGCCTTATGAGTACACatcaatgaaaaatttaaacgAATCCAAACATAGCTTTTGGGGTGCTTTGGCGAGAAAAGCTAAATCCATTcttgatgatgataatgaaccTCAACAGTTAGATTCACCTCGAAGAACGCACGCCCAAGTACCAACTACAGCTACAGCTATGAGAGGGAGG TACCATGGCACAGAGCAGACAAGAGAGAGCCTTCCAAAAACAGAAAATCCAGCATTGCAGAAGGGATTAAATGCACTCACGTCATCCATCAATTATATTGGTGGCACCATTGGGAATGCCTTGGAG GAGGGAATTACCATTGTGGAGAACCGAACTGCTGGCATTGTTCAAGAAACTCGTAACCATATAAGAAAAAAGTCAGGCACTTCTGCGGTGCAAAACCCAGCACAGAACTCGCAATCCCAGACGCAAGCTGACTTAGAACTTCAATTGAAGGCATCTCGCGAC GTTGCAATGGCTATGGCAGCGAAAGCAAAACTTCTTCTTCGAGAGTTGAAGACTGTTAAAGCTGATTTTGCTTTTGCAAAGGAGCGATGTGCTCAACTAGAGGAAGAAAATAAAATCCTGCGGGAGAATTGTGAAAGGGGAGATAACCCAGAAGATGATGACTTG ATACGCCTTCAACTCGAGTCTCTTCTGGCAGAGAAAGCAAGGTTGGCACATGAAAACTCAATTTATGCACGCGAAAATCGTTTTCTGAGGGAAGTTGTAGAGTACCATCAACTTACTATGCAGGATGTTGTGTACTTGGACGAGGGTACTGAAGAAGTTACAGAAGTTTACCCCATCAAG GTAATTCCGGGTAATGCCTCGCCATCTCGAGAAATCAGAGGGGTCTCCTATAGAACCCAATAA